A stretch of the Haloplanus aerogenes genome encodes the following:
- a CDS encoding hydroxysqualene dehydroxylase, with protein sequence MSTRTPRIVVLGGGIGGLSAAHELAARDFDVTVYEAKEQLGGKARSFPVSTPDGGTVPAEHGFRFFPGFYRNVRETMERIPLPEGGVVADNLVHTDETLIAATEGRETVSETRTPQTVGEWAEAFKPTIGGGDLTPAETNYFLRRLFVILTSCRARRERELDRVSWWEFVDAESQSPAYRKHLAESTQALVALQPQRGSARTIGQIYVQLMLDQIDPNRPTEAVLNGPTSDVWIDPWVTYLASLGVDFHTDSPVTCIDSDGERVTGVELASGETVTADHYVAALPVEVMASLVTPDLRRAAPSLSHVERLDTAWMNGIQFYLTEDVPLARGHQAYTDSPWALTAISQRQFWDDGPVDVAAGSAGAVQGVLSVIVSDWETPGVVYDKPARACSREEIKTEVWHQLAAHLNRDAERLSEEVLYDWVLDPAIVEAESGMANTEPLLINTVDSLRHRPRAVTEAPNLVLAADYVRTETDLATMESANEAARRAVRGIIDRAGVDADPPQVWGLDEPRLFDPPKRQDEVAFRLGLPHPGEAERGLRKTVRGLWG encoded by the coding sequence ATGTCGACACGGACGCCGCGCATCGTCGTACTCGGTGGTGGGATCGGTGGCCTGAGCGCCGCCCACGAACTCGCCGCGCGCGATTTCGACGTCACCGTCTACGAGGCCAAGGAGCAACTCGGCGGGAAAGCCCGGAGCTTCCCCGTCTCGACGCCAGACGGCGGCACGGTTCCGGCCGAACACGGTTTCCGCTTTTTCCCTGGCTTCTACCGGAACGTGCGGGAGACGATGGAACGGATTCCGCTGCCCGAGGGCGGCGTCGTCGCGGACAACCTCGTCCACACGGACGAGACGCTGATCGCGGCCACGGAGGGGCGGGAGACGGTATCGGAGACACGAACGCCACAGACGGTTGGCGAGTGGGCCGAGGCGTTCAAGCCGACCATCGGCGGCGGTGATCTGACGCCGGCGGAGACGAACTACTTCCTGCGGCGCCTGTTCGTCATCCTGACCAGTTGCCGGGCGCGGCGGGAACGCGAACTCGACCGCGTTTCGTGGTGGGAGTTCGTCGACGCCGAGTCGCAGTCGCCAGCCTACCGCAAACACCTCGCGGAGAGCACGCAGGCGCTGGTGGCGCTCCAGCCACAGCGCGGGAGCGCCCGCACCATCGGCCAGATTTACGTGCAGTTGATGCTGGACCAGATCGATCCCAACCGCCCCACCGAGGCGGTGCTCAACGGCCCGACGAGCGACGTGTGGATCGATCCGTGGGTGACGTATCTGGCGTCGCTGGGTGTCGATTTCCACACGGATTCGCCGGTGACGTGTATCGACTCGGACGGCGAGCGCGTAACCGGCGTCGAACTCGCGAGCGGGGAGACGGTGACGGCCGACCACTACGTCGCCGCGCTCCCGGTCGAGGTGATGGCGTCGCTGGTGACGCCAGACCTCCGCCGGGCGGCGCCGTCGCTCTCGCACGTTGAGCGCCTCGACACCGCGTGGATGAACGGCATCCAGTTCTACCTGACCGAGGACGTGCCGCTCGCACGCGGCCATCAGGCCTACACCGACTCGCCGTGGGCGCTGACCGCCATCTCCCAGCGGCAGTTCTGGGACGACGGCCCCGTCGACGTGGCGGCCGGGAGCGCGGGCGCGGTGCAGGGCGTCCTCTCCGTCATCGTCTCCGACTGGGAGACGCCGGGGGTCGTCTACGACAAACCCGCTCGCGCGTGCAGTCGCGAGGAGATCAAGACGGAGGTGTGGCATCAATTGGCGGCGCACCTGAACCGCGACGCCGAACGCCTCTCGGAAGAGGTACTCTACGACTGGGTGCTCGACCCGGCCATCGTCGAAGCGGAGAGTGGGATGGCGAACACCGAGCCACTCCTGATCAACACGGTCGACTCCCTCCGCCACCGGCCACGGGCGGTGACCGAGGCCCCGAACCTCGTCCTCGCGGCCGATTACGTGCGCACGGAGACGGATCTGGCGACGATGGAGAGTGCGAACGAGGCGGCCCGGCGGGCCGTCCGTGGCATCATCGACCGCGCGGGTGTCGACGCCGACCCGCCGCAGGTCTGGGGACTGGACGAACCCCGTCTGTTCGACCCGCCGAAACGACAGGACGAAGTCGCGTTCAGACTCGGTCTCCCACATCCCGGCGAGGCCGAACGCGGTCTGCGAAAGACGGTCCGGGGACTGTGGGGGTGA
- a CDS encoding Hsp20/alpha crystallin family protein gives MSALRDALRELPEAVFADLLESDDTYLLVIDLPGATAETVDIRVEKGRLLIEARREKALPASFEYVREDRPLFLDAELPLPPDATGAGAEGSMERGVLELRLPKYEAAPEQSIPIEDA, from the coding sequence ATGTCAGCACTGCGGGACGCGCTTCGGGAACTCCCCGAGGCGGTGTTCGCGGACCTGCTCGAGAGCGACGACACGTACCTGCTGGTCATCGACCTGCCCGGCGCGACGGCGGAGACGGTCGATATCCGCGTCGAGAAAGGCCGCCTCCTCATCGAGGCGCGCCGCGAGAAAGCGCTCCCCGCGTCGTTCGAGTACGTGCGCGAGGATCGGCCGCTCTTTCTCGACGCCGAACTCCCCCTGCCGCCGGACGCGACGGGGGCGGGTGCCGAAGGGTCGATGGAGCGGGGCGTCCTCGAACTCCGTCTCCCCAAGTACGAGGCCGCACCGGAGCAGTCCATCCCGATCGAGGACGCGTAA
- a CDS encoding molybdopterin biosynthesis protein: protein MTDRRQFRDLASPAEARDAIESLDLSPDDETVPLDEARGRVLAERIDATLDVPGFDRASVDGYAVRAADTFGADEADPVVLDQVGTVHAGAEPDVEVTEGTCAEISTGAVMPPGADAVVMVERTDEVDAGIAIRTSVAPGDRVMVAGADVAAGSRALGPGTLLTPREIGLLSALGIDAVPVRGTPTVGIVSTGDELVRPGDDLNSDAGQIYDVNSYTIAAGVEEAGGEAVLYPHAGDDYDEMERLLVEAADECDLVLSSGSTSASAVDVIYRVIEEEGELLLHGVSVKPGKPMLVGRLGEARDASHSAYIGLPGYPVSALTIFRTFVAPAIRSAAGLPAPQTATVEGTMAVQERYSEGRTRLMPVGLVDDGAGETLVYPVDKGSGATTSLVEADGVVEVDADTEYLAEGETVTVQLFSPDVRAPTLFGVGEDDPALSRLIDHVERPRYLDVGSRQGRRRLRDGVPDVAVVSGPSDREVDAVDLGGWTREWGLIVPAGNPDDIEGLADLVDRDLRFINRAMDSGLRASLDAALDDVAADRDADRRDLTDAIDGYGLTVKGFESPARKVLAGDAAAGLGLRATADALDCEFVSLGTESVRVLANPERTDKPGVESLRSVLDTHLDDTVASLAGFDA from the coding sequence ATGACGGACCGACGGCAGTTCCGTGACCTCGCCTCCCCCGCCGAGGCCCGCGACGCCATCGAGAGCCTCGACCTCTCGCCGGACGACGAGACGGTCCCGCTGGACGAGGCCCGCGGGCGCGTCCTCGCGGAACGGATCGACGCCACCCTCGACGTGCCGGGGTTCGACCGTGCCAGCGTCGACGGCTACGCCGTCCGCGCCGCGGACACCTTCGGTGCGGACGAGGCCGATCCCGTCGTCCTCGATCAGGTGGGAACGGTCCACGCCGGCGCCGAACCCGACGTGGAGGTGACCGAGGGGACCTGCGCCGAGATTTCGACCGGCGCCGTGATGCCCCCCGGCGCCGACGCCGTCGTGATGGTCGAACGGACCGACGAAGTGGACGCGGGGATCGCCATCCGCACTTCCGTTGCCCCCGGCGACCGCGTGATGGTCGCGGGTGCCGACGTGGCTGCGGGATCGCGCGCGCTCGGCCCCGGAACCCTGCTCACGCCCCGCGAGATCGGCCTGTTGTCGGCGCTCGGTATCGACGCGGTTCCAGTCCGCGGGACACCGACGGTCGGCATCGTCTCCACCGGCGACGAACTCGTCCGCCCCGGCGACGACCTGAACAGCGACGCCGGCCAGATCTACGACGTGAACTCTTACACCATCGCCGCCGGCGTCGAGGAGGCTGGCGGCGAGGCCGTCCTCTACCCCCACGCCGGCGACGACTACGACGAGATGGAGCGTCTGCTCGTCGAGGCCGCCGACGAGTGTGACCTCGTGCTCTCCTCGGGGTCCACCTCGGCCAGCGCCGTCGACGTGATCTATCGCGTCATCGAGGAGGAGGGCGAACTCCTGCTTCACGGCGTCTCGGTCAAGCCGGGCAAACCCATGCTCGTCGGCCGTCTCGGCGAGGCCCGTGACGCCTCGCACTCCGCGTACATCGGTCTCCCGGGCTACCCCGTCTCCGCGCTCACCATCTTCCGCACCTTCGTCGCGCCGGCGATCCGGTCGGCGGCCGGCCTCCCCGCCCCCCAGACCGCGACCGTCGAAGGCACGATGGCCGTGCAGGAACGCTACAGCGAGGGCCGGACCCGGCTGATGCCCGTCGGCCTCGTCGACGACGGTGCGGGTGAGACCCTCGTCTACCCCGTCGACAAAGGGAGCGGCGCGACGACGAGTCTCGTCGAGGCCGACGGCGTCGTCGAGGTGGATGCTGACACCGAGTATCTGGCCGAGGGCGAGACGGTGACGGTCCAGTTGTTCTCCCCCGACGTGCGCGCGCCGACCCTGTTCGGCGTCGGCGAGGACGACCCCGCGCTCTCGCGCCTCATCGATCACGTCGAGCGCCCCCGCTATCTCGACGTGGGGAGCCGACAGGGCCGCCGCCGCCTGCGCGACGGCGTGCCGGACGTGGCCGTCGTCTCCGGCCCCTCCGACCGCGAGGTGGACGCGGTCGACCTCGGGGGTTGGACCCGCGAGTGGGGGCTGATCGTCCCCGCCGGCAACCCCGACGACATCGAGGGGCTGGCCGATCTGGTCGACCGCGACCTGCGCTTTATCAATCGGGCGATGGACTCGGGCTTGCGCGCCAGCCTCGACGCTGCCCTCGACGACGTGGCCGCCGACCGGGATGCCGACCGCCGCGACCTGACCGACGCCATCGACGGCTACGGGCTGACGGTCAAGGGGTTCGAGAGCCCGGCGCGGAAGGTGCTCGCGGGCGATGCGGCCGCCGGCCTCGGCCTCCGGGCGACCGCCGACGCCCTCGACTGTGAGTTCGTCTCCCTCGGCACCGAATCCGTCCGTGTGCTGGCGAACCCCGAGCGGACCGACAAACCGGGCGTCGAGTCGCTCCGGTCGGTCCTCGACACCCACCTCGACGACACGGTGGCGTCGCTCGCCGGATTCGACGCCTGA
- a CDS encoding deoxyhypusine synthase, which produces MTDDDADADADGHHTHREEFHENPLGHADVWAGMSVGDLADEYGKAGIGAAKMGRAVDVYAEMLERADVTNFFGLAGAMVPGGMRGIVTDLIRDGHIDVLVTTGANLTHDAIEAIGGKHHHGRTAEAGHEREHDERLRDEGVDRIYNVYLPQEHFTLFEGHLRDRVFPEFDGVVATSEFTRELGRANLAANEENGVDEDAGIAAAAYEHDVPIFVPAIQDSVLGIQAWMHSQVSAFTLDALADLTNITDIAFDVENAGATVVGGGVPKNFVLQTMLTVPDAYDYGVQLTTDPASTGGLSGATLDEARSWGKLEKSAKNVTVLGDATITLPLLVAGARDRIEG; this is translated from the coding sequence ATGACCGACGACGACGCGGACGCAGATGCGGACGGACACCACACCCATCGCGAGGAGTTCCACGAGAACCCGCTCGGCCACGCCGACGTGTGGGCGGGCATGAGCGTCGGTGACCTCGCCGATGAGTACGGCAAGGCAGGCATCGGCGCGGCGAAGATGGGCCGCGCCGTCGACGTGTACGCCGAGATGCTGGAGCGAGCGGACGTGACCAACTTCTTCGGCCTCGCGGGCGCGATGGTACCCGGCGGGATGCGAGGGATCGTGACCGATCTGATTCGTGACGGCCACATCGACGTGTTGGTGACGACGGGCGCGAACCTCACTCACGACGCTATCGAGGCCATCGGCGGCAAACACCACCACGGCCGGACGGCGGAGGCAGGCCACGAACGCGAACACGACGAACGCCTCCGCGACGAAGGAGTGGACCGCATCTACAACGTCTACCTCCCACAGGAACACTTCACGCTGTTCGAGGGCCACCTCCGCGACCGTGTCTTCCCCGAGTTCGACGGCGTCGTCGCCACCAGCGAGTTCACGCGCGAACTGGGACGGGCCAATCTGGCCGCCAACGAGGAGAACGGCGTCGACGAGGACGCCGGCATCGCCGCCGCCGCGTACGAACACGACGTGCCCATCTTCGTCCCCGCGATTCAGGACTCCGTCCTCGGGATTCAGGCGTGGATGCACTCGCAGGTGTCGGCGTTTACCCTCGACGCCCTCGCGGACCTGACGAACATCACGGACATCGCGTTCGACGTGGAGAACGCGGGCGCGACCGTCGTCGGCGGTGGCGTGCCCAAGAACTTCGTCCTCCAGACGATGCTCACGGTGCCCGACGCGTACGACTACGGCGTCCAGCTCACCACCGATCCGGCCTCGACCGGCGGCCTCTCGGGGGCGACGCTCGACGAGGCACGGTCGTGGGGGAAACTGGAGAAATCCGCGAAGAACGTCACCGTCCTCGGCGACGCGACGATCACCCTCCCGCTTCTCGTCGCGGGCGCACGCGACCGGATCGAGGGCTAG
- a CDS encoding translation initiation factor IF-5A: protein MAREQKQVRELQEGSYVMMEDAPCKINAYSTAKPGKHGSAKARIEGKGVFDSKKRSLSQPVDAKVWVPIIERKGGQVVSVSGDDAQIMDLDTYETFTMRIPEGESLSPDDEIEYLEYEGQRKIV from the coding sequence ATGGCGCGAGAGCAAAAGCAGGTGCGGGAACTGCAGGAGGGGAGCTACGTCATGATGGAAGACGCCCCCTGCAAGATCAACGCGTACAGCACGGCCAAACCCGGGAAACACGGCAGTGCCAAGGCCCGAATCGAGGGCAAGGGCGTCTTCGACAGCAAGAAGCGGTCGCTCAGCCAGCCGGTCGACGCCAAAGTGTGGGTCCCGATCATCGAGCGCAAGGGCGGACAGGTCGTCTCCGTCTCCGGTGACGACGCCCAGATCATGGACCTCGACACCTACGAGACGTTCACGATGCGCATCCCCGAGGGCGAGTCGCTGTCGCCCGACGACGAAATCGAGTATCTGGAGTACGAAGGCCAGCGGAAGATCGTCTGA
- a CDS encoding pyridoxamine 5'-phosphate oxidase family protein — MTDDTVREAVYRSLTAEFATGVDGRPATVPLTPFYDPTRAVIVVTASPAFAGKAERADADPRVSLLLHGADERLHVTGRTTVRDTDLEANSAVVERLLRDEPPTPKRAAMTAAADFLNTRLGRLLLDWYGLRILIEVEPTAVERMPTGGVETTVPAWPAADVDASEAATYDRIVATVVQDGWPRSWPLSAPTVRDGRLRLDSPSDVSPTDGQPACVLCHWHDDDLSALEQRLIRGRCRIDGDVVWFDPASSFHLRNRTALDRLRFVVDGKRRTRRYFADRDETYSPWPGLRTLTEW; from the coding sequence GTGACCGACGACACCGTCCGCGAGGCGGTGTATCGCTCGCTCACAGCCGAGTTCGCGACGGGGGTGGACGGTCGGCCGGCGACGGTGCCGCTGACGCCCTTCTATGACCCGACGCGGGCGGTGATCGTCGTGACCGCATCGCCCGCGTTCGCGGGGAAGGCCGAGCGTGCGGACGCCGATCCGCGGGTGTCGCTTCTGTTGCACGGGGCAGACGAGCGACTCCACGTGACCGGACGGACGACGGTCCGCGATACGGATCTGGAGGCCAACAGTGCGGTCGTCGAGCGCCTGCTCCGCGACGAACCGCCGACGCCGAAGCGGGCGGCGATGACCGCCGCCGCCGACTTCCTGAACACCCGACTCGGCCGCCTACTGCTCGACTGGTACGGCCTGCGCATCCTGATCGAGGTCGAGCCGACGGCAGTCGAACGAATGCCCACCGGCGGCGTCGAGACGACGGTGCCGGCGTGGCCCGCGGCCGACGTAGACGCGAGCGAGGCCGCGACGTACGACCGGATCGTCGCGACGGTCGTGCAGGACGGCTGGCCCCGGAGTTGGCCGCTGTCGGCGCCGACCGTCCGGGACGGTCGACTCCGTCTCGACTCCCCATCCGACGTGTCGCCGACGGACGGCCAACCGGCCTGTGTCCTCTGTCACTGGCACGACGACGACCTCTCGGCGCTCGAACAGCGACTGATACGGGGTCGCTGTCGGATCGACGGCGACGTGGTGTGGTTCGACCCCGCGAGTTCCTTCCACCTGCGCAACCGGACGGCGCTGGATCGACTCCGATTCGTCGTCGACGGCAAACGGCGGACGCGACGGTACTTCGCGGATCGGGACGAGACGTACAGTCCGTGGCCGGGGCTCCGGACACTGACGGAGTGGTGA
- a CDS encoding Nif3-like dinuclear metal center hexameric protein — protein MDRQEFVDRLDDRLRTDDYADLDASANGLQVGRRSGTVDRVAIAVDAAEATIEAAIDRDADVLLVHHGLVWGGLDRLTGLDYDRIEPLVENDVALYVSHLPLDGHQELGNAAILADRLGLAEQEPFGEYGTEYVGVRGTASDAYTTADLSARLDAELDTETRVLGFGPDEIEDVGIITGRGVDWIEAAAETDLDAFITGEGKHESYHEARDLGVNVFLAGHYATETLGVRAVGELAEKWGLETTFIEHPTGL, from the coding sequence ATGGATCGACAGGAGTTCGTCGACCGACTGGACGACCGGCTTCGCACCGACGACTACGCCGATCTGGACGCGAGCGCGAACGGCCTGCAAGTAGGGCGACGTTCGGGTACCGTCGACCGCGTCGCTATCGCCGTCGACGCCGCGGAAGCGACCATCGAGGCGGCCATCGACCGCGACGCCGACGTACTGCTCGTTCACCACGGCCTCGTGTGGGGCGGCCTCGACCGCCTCACCGGCCTCGACTACGACCGGATCGAACCACTCGTCGAGAACGACGTTGCCCTCTACGTTTCGCACCTGCCGCTGGACGGCCACCAGGAACTCGGCAACGCCGCGATCCTCGCGGACCGACTGGGACTGGCGGAGCAGGAACCGTTCGGGGAGTACGGCACCGAGTACGTCGGCGTGCGAGGGACGGCGAGCGACGCGTACACCACCGCCGACCTGTCGGCCCGGCTGGACGCGGAGCTCGACACCGAGACGCGGGTGCTCGGGTTCGGCCCGGACGAAATCGAGGACGTGGGCATCATCACCGGCCGGGGCGTCGACTGGATCGAAGCAGCCGCGGAAACGGACCTCGACGCCTTCATCACCGGCGAAGGGAAACACGAGTCCTACCACGAGGCGCGCGACCTCGGCGTGAACGTCTTCCTCGCCGGCCACTACGCGACGGAGACGCTGGGCGTCCGCGCGGTCGGTGAGCTCGCCGAAAAGTGGGGACTCGAAACGACATTCATCGAACATCCTACAGGTCTCTGA
- a CDS encoding ABC1 kinase family protein, with product MVTLVNLRAYWRFVRVLHQFLPLIVTYARDRRRFLLFGSSRSVDPETQRRRADRLLSSLLTLGPTFIKLGQLLSTRPDVLPPAYIEVLTSLQDDVPPAPWEEAKPVLEAEVGPVDEVFDEFDHEAISGASLGQVYRATYEGDEVAIKVRRPGVEALVEADLRAVKWLLPILLRFIDEARRFSVENVAEEFDTTIRQEMDYSRERRMLVEIRENFADNDRIRIPRAVDELSGNRVLTMEYIGGVKINDVEALDELGIDRSELAESLQRIYLQMIIEDGVFHADPHPGNLSVMDDGEIIFYDFGMSGRVDAFFQEKIVDFYIAVANQDIDGILDAMIEMGTLSPDADREVMGNVMELAIADVRGEDLEQYRVQQVIQQVEDTIYEFPLRLPRNFALIMRVATVVEGVCVTLDPDFDFISVATEYLTEQGYREEGIKQAVESAGDQLEETARSLVTVPPKLDEVLGRVNRDDLTVEVKLADQHDVLDQLAKRITYSILVAVGLLSTAILYSFNEAPEAAAVAGAVTLPVGILLYRSLRRKKGVKARPQFTRQEMRRRRGDE from the coding sequence GTGGTCACGCTGGTCAATCTCCGTGCCTACTGGCGGTTCGTTCGCGTTCTTCACCAGTTTCTGCCGCTGATCGTCACCTACGCCCGTGACCGTCGGCGGTTCCTCCTGTTCGGTAGCTCCCGGAGCGTCGACCCCGAGACACAACGCAGGCGGGCGGATCGGCTCCTCTCCTCGTTGCTCACCCTCGGGCCGACGTTCATCAAACTCGGACAACTGCTGTCGACGCGACCCGACGTACTCCCGCCGGCGTACATCGAGGTGTTGACCAGTCTGCAAGACGACGTGCCGCCGGCGCCGTGGGAGGAGGCCAAGCCCGTCCTCGAAGCGGAAGTCGGTCCCGTCGACGAGGTGTTCGACGAGTTCGACCACGAGGCCATCAGCGGCGCCAGCCTCGGACAGGTGTACCGCGCCACCTACGAGGGCGACGAGGTGGCGATCAAGGTGCGCCGGCCGGGCGTCGAAGCCCTCGTCGAGGCGGACCTGCGAGCGGTCAAGTGGCTCCTGCCCATTCTCCTCCGCTTCATCGACGAGGCGCGGCGGTTCTCGGTCGAGAACGTGGCCGAGGAGTTCGACACGACGATCAGACAGGAGATGGACTACAGCCGGGAACGCCGGATGCTCGTCGAGATACGGGAGAACTTCGCCGACAACGATCGCATCCGCATCCCGAGAGCCGTCGACGAGCTCTCGGGGAACCGAGTGTTGACGATGGAGTACATCGGCGGGGTAAAGATCAACGACGTCGAGGCGCTGGACGAACTGGGGATCGACCGGAGCGAGTTGGCCGAGAGCCTCCAGCGTATCTACCTCCAGATGATCATCGAGGACGGCGTGTTCCACGCCGACCCGCACCCGGGGAACCTGTCCGTCATGGACGACGGCGAGATCATCTTCTACGACTTCGGGATGAGCGGGCGCGTGGACGCCTTCTTCCAGGAGAAGATCGTCGACTTCTACATCGCGGTGGCGAATCAGGATATCGACGGCATCCTCGACGCGATGATCGAGATGGGGACGCTCAGCCCCGACGCCGACCGCGAGGTGATGGGCAACGTGATGGAACTCGCCATCGCGGACGTGCGCGGGGAGGATCTGGAGCAGTACCGCGTCCAGCAGGTCATCCAGCAGGTGGAAGACACCATCTACGAGTTCCCGCTCAGGCTTCCCCGGAACTTCGCGCTCATCATGCGGGTGGCGACGGTCGTGGAGGGGGTGTGTGTCACGCTCGACCCCGACTTCGACTTCATCAGCGTCGCCACGGAGTACCTGACCGAACAGGGCTACCGCGAGGAGGGGATCAAGCAGGCCGTCGAATCGGCGGGCGACCAGCTAGAGGAGACGGCCCGGTCGCTGGTGACGGTGCCGCCGAAACTCGACGAGGTGCTGGGTCGGGTCAACCGCGACGACCTGACCGTCGAAGTGAAACTCGCCGACCAGCACGACGTGCTGGATCAGCTCGCGAAACGCATCACGTACAGCATCCTCGTCGCCGTCGGGTTGCTCTCGACGGCCATCCTCTACTCGTTCAACGAGGCGCCGGAGGCGGCAGCCGTCGCCGGGGCAGTCACGCTGCCCGTCGGCATCCTGCTCTATCGATCGCTCCGGCGGAAGAAAGGCGTCAAGGCGCGTCCGCAGTTCACCCGGCAGGAGATGCGACGGCGACGCGGCGACGAGTGA
- a CDS encoding molybdopterin molybdotransferase MoeA, whose product MSHDDLERAGFKDRTRVAEALETVLDAVSGHDRTERVALGRADGRVLAEPVTAPTPVPGYDRAAMDGYAVRAEDTFGATGRSPAILREGEGAVAPGEAVRVHTGSDLPDGADAVVMIEEAEPVGDEVEVFDAVAEGENVGDVGEDVAEGQELYQPGHRIRPSDLGLLKSVGVDQVEVYEPPTVGVIPTGEELVQRDPGPGEVIETNGLTVSQLANRWGGVPAYRNVVDDDPNAIRAAIQRDLAKDVVVTTGGSSVGERDYTPEVVDELGEVLVHGVALKPGHPVALGVVEETPVIMLPGYPVACIINAVQFLRPVLKTAGNMPVPDQPTVEAELARKISSEPGTRTFARVRLTDTEDGYTAEPTRASGSGVLSSVALADGWVVVPEEREGYDEGEIVAVEDWEWSA is encoded by the coding sequence ATGAGTCACGACGATCTCGAACGCGCGGGATTCAAGGACCGCACCCGCGTCGCCGAGGCACTGGAGACCGTCCTCGACGCGGTCTCGGGCCACGACCGAACGGAGCGCGTGGCGCTCGGCCGAGCCGACGGGCGCGTCCTCGCCGAACCCGTCACCGCCCCCACGCCCGTCCCGGGCTACGACCGTGCCGCCATGGACGGCTACGCCGTCCGCGCCGAGGACACCTTCGGCGCGACCGGGCGCTCGCCCGCCATCCTCCGCGAGGGCGAGGGAGCGGTCGCCCCCGGCGAGGCCGTCCGCGTCCACACCGGGAGCGACCTGCCCGACGGCGCCGACGCCGTCGTCATGATCGAGGAGGCCGAACCCGTCGGCGACGAGGTGGAAGTGTTCGACGCCGTGGCGGAAGGGGAAAACGTCGGCGACGTGGGCGAGGACGTCGCCGAGGGGCAAGAACTCTACCAGCCCGGCCACCGCATCCGCCCCTCCGATCTCGGCCTCCTGAAGTCGGTCGGCGTCGACCAGGTGGAGGTGTACGAACCCCCGACGGTCGGCGTGATCCCGACGGGCGAGGAACTCGTCCAGCGCGACCCGGGACCGGGTGAGGTCATCGAGACCAACGGCCTCACCGTCTCCCAGCTGGCGAACCGCTGGGGCGGCGTCCCCGCCTACCGAAACGTCGTCGACGACGACCCCAACGCCATCCGCGCCGCGATCCAGCGCGATCTCGCGAAGGACGTGGTCGTCACCACCGGCGGCTCCTCCGTCGGCGAACGCGACTACACGCCCGAAGTCGTCGACGAGCTGGGCGAGGTGCTGGTTCACGGCGTCGCCCTCAAACCGGGGCACCCCGTCGCGCTCGGCGTCGTCGAGGAGACGCCCGTGATCATGCTCCCCGGCTACCCCGTCGCCTGCATCATCAACGCCGTGCAGTTCCTGCGGCCCGTCCTCAAGACGGCGGGGAACATGCCCGTTCCCGACCAGCCGACCGTCGAGGCGGAACTGGCGCGCAAGATATCCAGCGAGCCCGGGACGCGGACGTTCGCGCGGGTTCGACTGACCGACACCGAGGACGGCTACACCGCCGAACCAACTCGCGCGAGCGGTTCCGGCGTCCTCTCCAGCGTCGCCCTCGCGGACGGCTGGGTCGTCGTCCCCGAAGAGCGGGAGGGGTACGACGAGGGTGAAATCGTCGCCGTCGAGGACTGGGAGTGGTCGGCATGA
- a CDS encoding arginase family protein translates to MFPGATADREDANYVVVGAPLDISTTFQPGTRSGPDRIRRFAGSFEDYDHRTDQHFSSLSVHDAGNVHAWNDPGEYVEYVAGTLRDAVDDDAVPLLLGGEHTVTVAGVRAVDPDLFVCLDAHLDLRTAFDGNSWSHACVTHRALERADHAVIVGARAGSEAEWERAHEDDVTVVSPETVRERGAAAVVDAAEAAVGGLAAATTYLSVDIDAADPGVAPGTGTMEPGGLSAREMGTVVRAVAPHADGADVVEVNDRDDGQAATLGGHLLRAFVFAHADE, encoded by the coding sequence ATGTTCCCCGGTGCGACCGCTGACCGCGAGGACGCGAACTACGTCGTCGTCGGCGCACCGCTCGATATCTCTACGACGTTTCAGCCCGGGACCCGATCCGGCCCCGACCGCATCCGGCGTTTCGCGGGCTCCTTCGAGGATTACGACCACCGAACCGACCAGCACTTTTCCTCCCTCTCTGTCCACGACGCCGGCAACGTCCACGCGTGGAACGATCCGGGGGAGTACGTCGAGTACGTGGCGGGCACCCTCCGTGACGCCGTCGACGACGACGCCGTCCCCCTCCTCCTCGGCGGCGAACACACCGTCACCGTCGCCGGCGTCCGCGCCGTCGATCCGGATCTGTTCGTCTGTCTCGACGCCCACCTCGACCTCCGGACCGCGTTCGACGGGAACTCGTGGAGTCACGCCTGCGTGACCCACCGAGCGCTGGAACGGGCGGACCACGCCGTGATCGTCGGCGCCCGCGCCGGGAGCGAGGCCGAGTGGGAGCGGGCGCACGAGGACGACGTGACCGTCGTCTCCCCGGAGACGGTGCGGGAGCGTGGCGCGGCGGCCGTCGTCGACGCCGCGGAGGCGGCCGTCGGGGGCCTCGCCGCCGCGACGACGTACCTGAGCGTCGATATCGACGCCGCCGATCCCGGCGTCGCGCCGGGGACGGGGACGATGGAGCCCGGCGGGCTGTCGGCACGGGAGATGGGGACCGTGGTCCGCGCGGTGGCACCGCACGCCGACGGCGCCGACGTGGTCGAGGTGAACGACCGCGACGACGGGCAGGCGGCGACGCTCGGCGGCCACCTGTTGCGGGCGTTCGTGTTCGCGCACGCCGACGAGTAG